A region of Arabidopsis thaliana chromosome 5, partial sequence DNA encodes the following proteins:
- the AOS gene encoding allene oxide synthase (allene oxide synthase (AOS); FUNCTIONS IN: hydro-lyase activity, allene oxide synthase activity, oxygen binding; INVOLVED IN: in 7 processes; LOCATED IN: in 7 components; EXPRESSED IN: 23 plant structures; EXPRESSED DURING: 13 growth stages; CONTAINS InterPro DOMAIN/s: Cytochrome P450 (InterPro:IPR001128); BEST Arabidopsis thaliana protein match is: hydroperoxide lyase 1 (TAIR:AT4G15440.1); Has 1807 Blast hits to 1807 proteins in 277 species: Archae - 0; Bacteria - 0; Metazoa - 736; Fungi - 347; Plants - 385; Viruses - 0; Other Eukaryotes - 339 (source: NCBI BLink).), whose product MASISTPFPISLHPKTVRSKPLKFRVLTRPIKASGSETPDLTVATRTGSKDLPIRNIPGNYGLPIVGPIKDRWDYFYDQGAEEFFKSRIRKYNSTVYRVNMPPGAFIAENPQVVALLDGKSFPVLFDVDKVEKKDLFTGTYMPSTELTGGYRILSYLDPSEPKHEKLKNLLFFLLKSSRNRIFPEFQATYSELFDSLEKELSLKGKADFGGSSDGTAFNFLARAFYGTNPADTKLKADAPGLITKWVLFNLHPLLSIGLPRVIEEPLIHTFSLPPALVKSDYQRLYEFFLESAGEILVEADKLGISREEATHNLLFATCFNTWGGMKILFPNMVKRIGRAGHQVHNRLAEEIRSVIKSNGGELTMGAIEKMELTKSVVYECLRFEPPVTAQYGRAKKDLVIESHDAAFKVKAGEMLYGYQPLATRDPKIFDRADEFVPERFVGEEGEKLLRHVLWSNGPETETPTVGNKQCAGKDFVVLVARLFVIEIFRRYDSFDIEVGTSPLGSSVNFSSLRKASF is encoded by the coding sequence ATGGCTTCTATTTCAACCCCTTTTCCGATTTCTCTCCACCCAAAAACCGTACGATCAAAGCCGTTGAAATTCCGAGTTTTGACCCGTCCGATCAAAGCTTCCGGGTCAGAAACTCCTGATCTAACCGTAGCGACACGAACCGGATCCAAAGATCTCCCGATCCGAAACATACCGGGAAACTACGGTTTACCAATCGTAGGACCAATCAAAGACCGTTGGGATTACTTTTACGACCAAGGAGCTGAAGAGTTCTTCAAATCACGAATCCGTAAATACAACTCCACGGTGTACAGAGTCAACATGCCACCGGGAGCTTTTATCGCCGAGAATCCACAAGTCGTGGCTTTACTCGACGGTAAAAGCTTCCCGGTTTTATTCGATGTCGATAAAGTCGaaaagaaagatcttttcACCGGTACTTACATGCCGTCAACGGAACTAACCGGAGGCTACCGTATCCTCTCGTACCTCGATCCATCGGAGCCTAAACACGAAAAGCTCAAAAATCTCcttttcttcctcctcaaGTCATCTCGAAACCGGATCTTCCCTGAGTTTCAAGCTACTTACTCCGAGCTTTTCGATTCTTTGGAGAAAGAGCTTTCCCTTAAAGGGAAAGCGGATTTCGGCGGTTCCAGCGACGGAACCGCCTTTAATTTCTTGGCTCGAGCTTTCTACGGGACGAATCCCGCAGATACAAAGCTCAAAGCCGACGCTCCGGGTTTGATCACTAAATGGGTTTTATTCAATCTCCATCCATTACTCTCTATTGGTTTACCGAGAGTTATAGAAGAACCTCTCATCCATACATTTAGTCTACCACCGGCGTTAGTCAAATCTGATTACCAGAGACTCTACGAGTTTTTCTTAGAATCCGCCGGTGAGATTCTCGTTGAAGCCGATAAATTGGGTATCTCACGAGAAGAAGCTACTCACAATCTTCTCTTCGCCACGTGCTTCAACACGTGGGGTGGgatgaagattttgtttccgAATATGGTTAAACGTATCGGGCGGGCGGGTCATCAAGTTCATAACCGATTAGCGGAGGAGATTAGATCTGTGATTAAATCCAACGGCGGAGAACTCACGATGGGAGCGATTGAGAAAATGGAGTTAACCAAATCAGTGGTTTACGAATGTCTCCGGTTTGAACCACCGGTTACGGCTCAATACGGTAGAGCGAAGAAGGATCTGGTTATCGAAAGCCACGACGCGGCGTTTAAAGTCAAAGCCGGTGAAATGCTTTACGGTTATCAACCGTTGGCGACGAGAGATCCGAAGATTTTTGATCGGGCGGATGAGTTTGTGCCGGAGAGATTCgtcggagaagaaggagagaagctTTTGAGGCATGTGTTGTGGTCGAATGGACCGGAGACGGAGACTCCGACGGTGGGGAATAAACAATGCGCCGGTAaggattttgttgttttggtggCGAGGTTGTTTGTGATTGAGATTTTCCGGCGATATGATTCGTTTGATATTGAGGTTGGTACGTCGCCGTTAGGAAGCTCCGTTAATTTCTCGTCGTTAAGGAAAGCTAGCTTTTAG
- a CDS encoding Disease resistance-responsive (dirigent-like protein) family protein (Disease resistance-responsive (dirigent-like protein) family protein; CONTAINS InterPro DOMAIN/s: Plant disease resistance response protein (InterPro:IPR004265); Has 30201 Blast hits to 17322 proteins in 780 species: Archae - 12; Bacteria - 1396; Metazoa - 17338; Fungi - 3422; Plants - 5037; Viruses - 0; Other Eukaryotes - 2996 (source: NCBI BLink).), with translation MVQPHGRGGGKGALIFRRTLTEGPENNSRIVGKAEGFIIPHEDFANSDFNVIYLTLETPEYTGSVSIRSRDMTHKLKEVMEVVGGTGAFAFARGIAMFNEIDDHEEEAVTTYRVKLLLRFPHTSHVDPQ, from the coding sequence ATGGTCCAACCTCACggcagaggaggaggaaaaggAGCATTGATTTTCCGACGCACGCTCACGGAAGGACCCGAGAATAATTCAAGGATCGTAGGCAAAGCTGAGGGGTTCATAATCCCGCATGAAGACTTCGCTAACTCGGATTTTAACGTGATATACTTGACGTTGGAGACGCCTGAGTACACGGGGAGTGTTAGCATTAGGAGCCGAGACATGACACATAAATTGAAAGAGGTTATGGAGGTAGTGGGAGGGACAGGAGCTTTCGCCTTTGCTCGCGGAATCGCCATGTTTAATGAGATTGATGATCATGAGGAAGAAGCTGTAACCACTTACCGTGTTAAGCTTCTACTTAGATTTCCACATACTTCTCACGTAGATCCACAATGA
- a CDS encoding Disease resistance-responsive (dirigent-like protein) family protein: MLTRIIFLIAVATAFIIVLLLALLSPVPDYDPPGSFFSFSLYVQQTHTPSSSYSSRRSSQHMVQPHGRGGGKGALIFRRTLTEGPENNSRIVGKAEGFIIPHEDFANSDFNVIYLTLETPEYTGSVSIRSRDMTHKLKEVMEVVGGTGAFAFARGIAMFNEIDDHEEEAVTTYRVKLLLRFPHTSHVDPQ, translated from the coding sequence atGTTAACTAgaatcatcttcctcatcgCTGTCGCCACTGCTTTCATTATTGTCCTTCTACTCGCTTTGTTGTCACCTGTTCCTGATTACGACCCGCCGGGAtcattcttctccttctccctCTATGTTCAACAAACCCACACCCCATCTTCCTCCTACTCCTCTCGCCGGTCCAGCCAGCACATGGTCCAACCTCACggcagaggaggaggaaaaggAGCATTGATTTTCCGACGCACGCTCACGGAAGGACCCGAGAATAATTCAAGGATCGTAGGCAAAGCTGAGGGGTTCATAATCCCGCATGAAGACTTCGCTAACTCGGATTTTAACGTGATATACTTGACGTTGGAGACGCCTGAGTACACGGGGAGTGTTAGCATTAGGAGCCGAGACATGACACATAAATTGAAAGAGGTTATGGAGGTAGTGGGAGGGACAGGAGCTTTCGCCTTTGCTCGCGGAATCGCCATGTTTAATGAGATTGATGATCATGAGGAAGAAGCTGTAACCACTTACCGTGTTAAGCTTCTACTTAGATTTCCACATACTTCTCACGTAGATCCACAATGA
- a CDS encoding DNA-directed RNA polymerase subunit beta (DUF616) (Protein of unknown function (DUF616); FUNCTIONS IN: molecular_function unknown; INVOLVED IN: biological_process unknown; EXPRESSED IN: 23 plant structures; EXPRESSED DURING: 13 growth stages; CONTAINS InterPro DOMAIN/s: Protein of unknown function DUF616 (InterPro:IPR006852); BEST Arabidopsis thaliana protein match is: Protein of unknown function (DUF616) (TAIR:AT2G02910.1); Has 345 Blast hits to 345 proteins in 43 species: Archae - 14; Bacteria - 50; Metazoa - 0; Fungi - 0; Plants - 213; Viruses - 0; Other Eukaryotes - 68 (source: NCBI BLink).) — MFNNNSVSISVSDDESNDLNRIRARTRRKRKKVSHRTSYELPRHVLRLFVRYWVVLVFLLAVGLLVFESTRIGFKSSDLKKPDLNGKESPSKKNEGNLNRLDPTTKVIGGVRQRCLKLLPPEELEHLDILERKDSGSPVKRVVYLTDTDVSVGEMRGVRGNGTRFNLFTGNQTFAERENSFQVRETVSLHCGFFNENGGFRISDKDKKFMTSCEVVVSTCAFGGGDNLYEPIGMSKTSSQKVCYVAFWDEVTLTTQEAEGHKIDENDHIGKWRIVIVKDLPFTDQRLNGKIPKMLAHRLFPDAKYSIWVDSKSQFRRDPLGVLDALLWRTNSVLAISEHGARSSVYDEANAVIKKHKATPEEVEVQINQYRHDKLPEDKRFNGKKALSEASVIVREHTPLTNLFMCLWFNEVVRFTSRDQLSFPYVLWRLKVLKNINMFPVCTRKDLVNSIGHVRKAKPLVTL; from the exons AtgttcaacaacaacagtgtCTCGATCTCAGTATCTGACGACGAATCTAACGATTTGAATCGGATCCGAGCTCGTACCCGACGAAAGCGGAAGAAAGTGAGTCACAGAACCAGCTACGAGCTTCCTCGTCATGTTCTAAGGCTTTTTGTGAGATACTGGGTCGtcttagtttttcttctcGCTGTTGGGTTGCTTGTATTTGAATCAACGAGGATCGGATTCAAATCTAGTGACTTGAAGAAACCAGATTTGAATGGGAAAGAGAGTCCtagtaagaaaaatgaaggaaaTTTGAATCGATTGGATCCTACTACCAAAGTTATTGGTGGTGTTAGACAAC GTTGTTTGAAGCTTTTACCACCTGAGGAGCTTGAGCATCTTGATATCTTAGAGCGTAAAGATTCAGGCTCTCCGGTTAAGAGAGTTGTGTATCTAACTGATACGGATGTGTCGGTGGGAGAAATGAGAGGTGTTCGTGGTAATGGGACGCGGTTTAATTTATTCACGGGGAACCAGACTTTTGCTGAGAGAGAAAATAGTTTTCAG GTAAGGGAAACAGTTTCTTTGCATTGTGGGTTTTTCAATGAAAATGGGGGATTTAGGATTTCGGATAAGGATAAGAAGTTTATGACATCATGTGAAGTAGTGGTCTCGACGTGTGCGTTTGGTGGTGGAGATAACCTTTATGAACCTATTGGAATGTCTAAGACATCAAGTCAAAAG GTTTGCTATGTTGCGTTTTGGGATGAAGTTACTCTTACAACACAAGAAGCAGAGGGTCATAAGATCGATGAGAATGATCACATTGGAAAGTGGCGTATTGTGATTGTAAAGGATCTTCCTTTTACAGACCAAAGGCTTAATGGGAAGATCCCAAAG ATGTTGGCCCATCGCCTTTTCCCAGATGCCAAGTACTCGATTTGGGTAGACTCAAAATCCCAGTTTAGAAGAGACCCACTTGGTGTACTAGATGCTCTTCTTTGGCGAACAAACTCGGTGCTTGCAATTTCAGAACATGGAGCTCGAAGCAGTGTATACGACGAGGCAAACGCTGTCATCAAGAAACACAAAGCTACACCCGAAGAAGTTGAAGTGCAGATAAATCAATACCGACATGACAAATTACCCGAAGATAAAAGATTCAACGggaaaaaag CTTTATCTGAAGCCTCTGTGATTGTAAGGGAACACACTCCATTGACAAATCTATTCATGTGCCTCTGGTTCAATGAAGTTGTCCGCTTCACTTCGCGTGATCAATTGAGTTTCCCATACGTTCTTTGGCGTTTGAAAGTTCTCAAGAACATCAACATGTTCCCTGTCTGTACACGTAAAGATCTCGTCAATAGCATAGGCCATGTACGCAAGGCTAAACCGTTAGTTACCCTATGA
- a CDS encoding Agenet domain-containing protein (Agenet domain-containing protein; FUNCTIONS IN: RNA binding; INVOLVED IN: biological_process unknown; EXPRESSED IN: 23 plant structures; EXPRESSED DURING: 13 growth stages; CONTAINS InterPro DOMAIN/s: Tudor-like, plant (InterPro:IPR014002), Agenet (InterPro:IPR008395); BEST Arabidopsis thaliana protein match is: Agenet domain-containing protein (TAIR:AT5G52070.1); Has 1807 Blast hits to 1807 proteins in 277 species: Archae - 0; Bacteria - 0; Metazoa - 736; Fungi - 347; Plants - 385; Viruses - 0; Other Eukaryotes - 339 (source: NCBI BLink).): protein MKLRLQFCFALNRIHAAVHSFDKKMSEMNLPFEVGQTVELKSFELGFRGAWFRCKILKIFQKRKALFFDVEYIDYPGEGIHSTKVFQQLEGGNEKCLMIRPVYPPQCRENEVDGGLEEALVVHGSWKVGDLVDWWEAYCYWSGTVLEVKENESVQIELLAPPYGEGSSYEAQSKDLRPSLEWSLEDGWTVPFSKDGEKRQCAKLMKQLNEDQVSEAESMEEEKQRGAEPKEEEKQRPTEKLKSDEALQLNIMDSESIEAAVLDLEEMIVRFEWLKDILTPDSSEKNSWIYEDYHPSSSRM from the exons ATGAAGCTGAGATTACAATTCTGTTTTGCTTTGAACCGAATACATGCTGCAGTTCAcagttttgacaaaaaaatgagTGAAATGAATCTACCATTTGAAGTTGGTCAAACTGTAGAATTGAAATCTTTTGAATTGGGTTTTCGTGGTGCTTGGTTTCGTTGCAAG ATTCTGAAGATATTTCAGAAAAGGAAAGCATTATTCTTTGATGTTGAGTATATTGATTATCCAGGAGAAG GGATACATTCAACAAAAGTATTTCAACAACTCGAAGGCGGAAACGAGAAATGCTTGATGATTCGACCTGTATATCCGCCACAATGTCGTGAAAATGAAGTCGATGGCGGTCTAGAAGAAGCTCTTGTTGTTCATGGTTCTTGGAAGGTTGGTGATTTGGTTGATTGGTGGGAAGCCTATTGTTATTGGTCTGGGACTGTTCTGGaagtgaaagaaaatgaatcagTACAG ATTGAATTGTTGGCTCCACCATATGGCGAAGGGAGTAGCTATGAGGCTCAGTCTAAGGATTTGCGACCATCATTGGAATGGTCACTTGAAGATGGTTGGACTGTACCTTTTTCTAAG GATGGGGAAAAGAGGCAATGTGCTAAGCTAATGAAACAGTTAAATGaag ATCAAGTGAGTGAAGCTGAAtctatggaagaagaaaagcagagAGGAGCCGAacctaaagaagaagaaaagcagagACCGACAGAAAAGTTGAAAAGCGATGAAGCTCTTCAGTTGAACATCATGGATTCAGAGTCTATCGAAGCTGCTGTCTTGGACTTGGAAGAGATGATTGTTCGTTTCGAGTGGCTGAAAGACATCTTAACTCCTGATTCTTCGGAAAAAAATTCCTGGATATACGAGGATTATCATCCATCCTCCTCAAGAATGTGA
- a CDS encoding MIZU-KUSSEI-like protein (Protein of unknown function, DUF617) (Protein of unknown function, DUF617; FUNCTIONS IN: molecular_function unknown; INVOLVED IN: biological_process unknown; EXPRESSED IN: 18 plant structures; EXPRESSED DURING: 10 growth stages; CONTAINS InterPro DOMAIN/s: Protein of unknown function DUF617, plant (InterPro:IPR006460); BEST Arabidopsis thaliana protein match is: Protein of unknown function, DUF617 (TAIR:AT4G39610.1).): MPIRSNPFFNMDSSALLSLLRHTGTSMDSKSSKKSSGSIGGGVLKMFKLIPMLSSGCKMVNLLSRGHRRPLLKDYATTGTIFGFRKGRVFLAIQEDPHCLPIFIIELPMLTSALQKEMASETVRIALESETKTSRKKVLEEYVWGIYCNGRKIGYSIRRKNMSEEEMYVIDALRGVSMGAGVLPCKNQYDQETEGEMTYMRARFDRVIGSKDSEALYMINPEGSGQGTELSIYFLRSH; the protein is encoded by the coding sequence ATGCCGATCCGATCTAACCCCTTCTTCAATATGGATAGCTCGGCCTTGCTCTCGCTCTTGCGGCACACGGGTACCTCCATGGACTCTAAAAGCTCGAAGAAATCTTCTGGAAGCATCGGTGGTGGGGTGCTTAAAATGTTCAAGCTCATACCAATGCTATCATCTGGTTGCAAGATGGTGAACTTGTTGAGTCGAGGGCATCGAAGACCCTTACTTAAAGACTACGCAACAACGGGAACAATATTCGGGTTTCGCAAAGGAAGAGTCTTTCTTGCTATACAAGAAGATCCTCATTGCCTGCCAATTTTCATCATCGAGCTCCCGATGCTGACTTCGGCGCTGCAAAAGGAGATGGCCTCGGAAACTGTTAGGATTGCTTTGGAAAGCGAGACAAAGACGTCGAGGAAGAAGGTGTTGGAGGAGTACGTGTGGGGGATTTACTGTAACGGACGGAAAATCGGGTATTCGATAAGGAGAAAGAACATGAGTGAGGAGGAGATGTATGTGATTGATGCATTGAGAGGTGTTTCCATGGGGGCTGGAGTTTTACCATGTAAGAACCAATATGATCAAGAGACAGAAGGAGAAATGACTTACATGAGAGCTCGATTCGATAGAGTGATTGGCTCTAAAGACTCTGAAGCATTGTATATGATCAACCCTGAAGGTAGTGGTCAGGGCACAGAGCTTAGTATTTACTTTCTCAGGTCTCATTAA
- a CDS encoding transcription factor, putative (Protein of unknown function, DUF547) (Protein of unknown function, DUF547; LOCATED IN: chloroplast; EXPRESSED IN: 17 plant structures; EXPRESSED DURING: 9 growth stages; CONTAINS InterPro DOMAIN/s: Protein of unknown function DUF547 (InterPro:IPR006869); BEST Arabidopsis thaliana protein match is: Protein of unknown function, DUF547 (TAIR:AT4G37080.3); Has 821 Blast hits to 802 proteins in 158 species: Archae - 4; Bacteria - 211; Metazoa - 31; Fungi - 2; Plants - 490; Viruses - 0; Other Eukaryotes - 83 (source: NCBI BLink).), which translates to MMMSSSSSSSNGSSSYTRCVKTPSSTNTNIGKKLKGCENGVVNRKALNREKIITLQEDVEKLRKKLRLEENIHRAMERAFSRPLGALPRLPPFLPPSVLELLAEVAVLEEELVRLEEHIVHCRQELYQEAVFTSSSIENLKCSPAFPKHWQTKSKSASTSARESESPLSRAPCSVSVCRKGKENKLSATSIKTPMKKTTIAHTQLNKSLEAQKLKQDSHRCRKTNAERSSHGGGDEPNKISEDLVKCLSNIFMRMSSIKRSMVTKSQENDKDTAFRDPYGICSSFRRRDIGRYKNFSDVEEASLNQNRTSSSSLFLIRQLKRLLGRLSLVNMQKLNQQEKLAFWINIYNSCMMNGFLEHGIPESPDMVTLMQKATINVGGHFLNAITIEHFILRLPHHSKYISPKGSKKNEMAVRSKFGLELSEPLVTFALSCGSWSSPAVRVYTASKVEEELEVAKREYLEASVGISVVKIGIPKLMDWYSHDFAKDIESLLDWIFLQLPTELGKDALNCVEQGMSQSPSSTLVHIIPYDFTFRYLFSI; encoded by the exons ATGATGATGAGTAGCAGCAGTAGCAGTAGTAATGGTAGTAGTAGTTATACAAGATGCGTTAAAACTCCATCATCTACAAATACTAACATT GGGAAGAAACTGAAAGGTTGTGAAAATGGTGTTGTAAATCGAAAGGCGTTAAATCGAGAGAAGATAATTACTCTGCAAGAAGAT GTTGAAAAGTTGAGAAAGAAGCTGAGACTTGAAGAAAACATTCACCGAGCAATGGAAAGAGCATTTAGTAGGCCTCTTGGAGCACTTCCCCGTCTTCCTCCGTTTCTACCTCCATCG GTTTTGGAGTTACTTGCGGAAGTGGCTGTTTTGGAAGAGGAATTGGTTCGGTTAGAAGAACATATTGTGCATTGTAGACAAGAATTGTATCAAGAAGCAGTTTTTACATCTTCATCGATAGAGAATTTAAAATGCTCTCCTGCATTTCCTAAGCATTGGCAGACCAAATCCAAGTCAGCTTCCACTAGTGCTAGAGAATCAGAATCACCTCTTTCACGGGCACCTTGTTCTGTTTCAG TGTGTAGGAAGGgtaaagaaaacaagttgaGTGCTACTTCTATCAAAACACCGATGAAGAAAACGACTATTGCTCATACACAACTGAATAAGAGTTTAGAAGCTCAAAAACTAAAG CAGGATAGTCATAGATGTCGCAAAACAAATGCAGAGCGGAGCTCTCATGGTGGCGGTGAtgaaccaaataaaatttccGAGGATTTGGTTAAATGTCTGTCTAACATTTTCATGAGAATGAGCTCAATAAAGAGATCCATGGTTACAAAATCTCAAGAAAACGATAAAGATACGGCATTCAGGGATCCTTATGGAATTTGCTCTAGTTTTAGAAGAAGGGATATTGGTCGATATAAGAATTTCAGTGATGTTGAAGAAGCCTCACTTAACCAAAACAGAACGTCAAGTTCCTCTTTGTTTCTCATCCGCCAACTGAA ACGATTGCTTGGAAGACTTTCTTTAGTCAACATGCAGAAACTTAATCAACAAGAGAAGTTAGCTTTCTGGATAAACATTTATAACAGCTGCATGATGAAT GGTTTCCTTGAACATGGAATACCGGAGAGCCCTGATATGGTGACATTAATGCAAAAG GCGACTATAAATGTAGGAGGCCACTTTCTCAATGCAATCACGATCGAACACTTCATCCTCCGCTTACCGCATCACTCAAAATAT ATTTCTCCAAAGggttcaaagaaaaatgaaatggCAGTGAGAAGTAAATTTGGATTGGAATTGTCAGAGCCACTTGTAACATTTGCTCTCTCATGTGGTAGCTGGTCCTCACCCGCG GTACGGGTGTACACTGCGAGTAAAGTAGAGGAGGAGTTGGAGGTGGCGAAAAGAGAGTACCTAGAAGCATCGGTGGGGATATCGGTGGTGAAAATAGGGATACCAAAGCTGATGGATTGGTATAGTCATGACTTTGCAAAGGACATTGAATCATTGCTTGATTGGATTTTCCTTCAGTTGCCTACTGAGTTGGGTAAAGATGCTCTCAACTGTGTTGAACAAGGGATGTCTCAGTCCCCTTCTTCTACTCTTGTCCATATTATCCCTTATGACTTCACTTTTAGATATCTTTTTTCCatctga